A window of the Salvelinus alpinus chromosome 25, SLU_Salpinus.1, whole genome shotgun sequence genome harbors these coding sequences:
- the LOC139553367 gene encoding putative nuclease HARBI1 isoform X1 encodes MSSSPSLATEDSVTSKRSSIGLQMVCNADCVISNVVAKWPGSVHDSRIFRASEIYQCLSQGEFSGVLLGDRGYGCQPFLLTPFTDPQEAQQAYNHAHARTRARVEMTFGLLKARFHCLHKLRVSPVRACDITVACAVLHNVACLRKERAPRVPPAMDWDNPAIFPDDDSGRLLRDQYVLNYFS; translated from the exons atgtcttcatctccttccctggccacagaagactctgtgacatcaaagaggagttctataggattgcag atggtctgcaatgctgactgtgtgatcagcaatgttgtggcaaaatggcctggctcagtccatgactccagaatctttcgggcctctgaaatctatcagtgcctatcacaag gtgaattctctggtgtgttgctgggagacagggggtatggctgccagccttttctcctgacacctttcacagacccccaggaagcacagcaggcctacaaccatgcccatgccaggaccagggccagagttgaaatgacctttggcctcctgaaggcacgctttcactgccttcacaaattaagggtcagccctgttagggcatgtgatattactgtggcttgtgctgtcctccacaatgtggcctgcctgaggaaggagagggcccccagagtgccaccagccatggactgggacaatccggcaatcttccctgatgacgacagtggtcggctgctgagggaccaatatgtgttgaattattttagttag